A DNA window from Pseudomonas wuhanensis contains the following coding sequences:
- a CDS encoding fumarylacetoacetate hydrolase family protein has product MSYQHQYVDGTRIHFPLGKVVCIGRNYAEHAKELDNPVPTEPLLFIKPGSCVVPLEGGFSIPTERGSVHYEAEIAVLIGKPLSTKPSREEVLDAISGIAPALDLTLRDKQAELKAKGLPWEIAKCFDGAAVIAPFVAGSTFADLTDIGIRLTINGEVRQDGNSKDMLNPIVPMIQYMAGCFSLQAGDVILTGTPVGVGPLNVGDELVLELPGASRFTSSVR; this is encoded by the coding sequence ATGAGCTATCAGCACCAGTATGTCGACGGTACGCGCATTCATTTCCCGTTGGGGAAAGTGGTGTGCATCGGCCGCAACTACGCCGAACACGCCAAGGAACTGGACAACCCGGTGCCTACCGAGCCACTGCTGTTCATCAAGCCGGGCAGTTGCGTGGTGCCGCTGGAAGGCGGTTTCAGCATTCCGACCGAGCGTGGCTCGGTGCATTACGAAGCGGAAATCGCCGTGCTGATCGGCAAGCCGTTGTCGACCAAGCCCAGCCGTGAAGAAGTGCTGGATGCCATCTCCGGCATCGCCCCGGCCCTGGACCTGACCCTGCGCGACAAACAGGCCGAGCTTAAAGCCAAGGGCTTGCCGTGGGAAATCGCCAAGTGCTTCGACGGTGCGGCAGTGATTGCGCCATTCGTGGCGGGCAGTACCTTCGCCGACCTGACCGACATTGGCATCCGCCTGACCATCAATGGCGAAGTCCGCCAGGATGGCAACAGCAAGGACATGCTCAATCCGATCGTGCCGATGATCCAGTACATGGCCGGCTGCTTCTCGCTGCAGGCCGGTGATGTGATCCTTACGGGTACGCCGGTGGGCGTTGGCCCGCTGAATGTCGGTGACGAACTGGTGCTCGAATTGCCGGGCGCCAGCCGCTTCACCAGCAGCGTCCGCTGA
- a CDS encoding SdiA-regulated domain-containing protein, which yields MTTQPLPKLKTARRSRFVMRWYSWLLLVAAAVYGLVFTMHWDDRGVLWVMERFESPAERKDSIWLPDYRAVIDAKLLPGMEKDEASDVSYDPQTKTLFAVMGKNPFLVELTLQGDVLRKMPLVGWGNPEAVAVMGNGLLAITDERKHLLSIVKVDADTRELNIASFPKYDLGPSKNQNKAFEAVVWDARNQQLLLGEERPPALFSWKSDGSQILKGDKQKLSSDELDIRNLSALAIDSRTGHTLVLSADSHLLLELDEKGEQVSFMTLLGGFNGLKKTIPRAEGVTMDEAGTLYIVSEPNLFYRFEKQR from the coding sequence ATGACCACCCAACCGCTGCCCAAGCTGAAAACTGCCCGCCGCTCGCGCTTTGTCATGCGTTGGTATTCCTGGCTTTTGCTGGTGGCTGCTGCTGTGTATGGCCTCGTGTTTACGATGCATTGGGATGATCGCGGCGTGCTCTGGGTGATGGAGCGTTTCGAAAGCCCGGCCGAGCGAAAAGACAGTATCTGGCTGCCGGATTACCGGGCGGTGATCGACGCCAAGTTGCTGCCGGGCATGGAGAAGGATGAAGCGTCAGACGTATCTTATGACCCGCAGACCAAAACCCTGTTTGCGGTGATGGGCAAGAACCCGTTCCTGGTCGAGCTGACATTGCAGGGCGACGTGTTGCGCAAGATGCCGCTGGTGGGTTGGGGCAACCCGGAAGCGGTGGCGGTCATGGGCAACGGTTTGCTGGCGATTACCGATGAGCGCAAACACCTGCTTTCCATCGTCAAGGTCGACGCCGATACTCGCGAATTGAATATCGCCAGTTTCCCGAAATACGACCTGGGCCCGTCGAAAAACCAGAATAAGGCCTTCGAGGCGGTCGTCTGGGATGCGCGCAACCAGCAACTGTTGCTGGGTGAAGAGCGTCCACCGGCGCTGTTCAGCTGGAAAAGCGACGGTAGCCAAATCCTCAAGGGCGACAAGCAAAAGCTGTCCAGCGACGAACTGGATATTCGCAACCTGTCGGCCCTGGCCATCGATTCACGCACCGGTCATACCCTGGTGCTGTCCGCCGATTCTCACTTGTTGCTGGAATTGGATGAGAAAGGCGAGCAGGTCAGCTTCATGACTCTGCTGGGTGGTTTCAATGGTCTGAAAAAAACCATTCCCCGTGCCGAAGGCGTGACCATGGACGAAGCAGGCACGCTGTACATAGTGAGTGAGCCGAACCTGTTCTATCGCTTTGAAAAACAACGGTAG
- a CDS encoding SdiA-regulated domain-containing protein has protein sequence MRRLARPKPLMLILSVIALIVLVAIGQYLRLFERTWFNVQALWQPMNAQSIGLDQYQVAIEARVIDGLDDDVSALTFDPVRKSLFTVTNKNAELIELSLEGKILRRVALVGFGDPEAVEFISADTYVITDERQQRLIKIHLEKDTTFLDAADAEQMTLGVHMSGNKGFEGLAYDSVGKRLFVAKERDPMLIYEVQGFPHYNPEKSYAVHVVNNPKRDAGMFVRDLSSLQYDERSGHLLALSDESRLILELDVDGRPLTTMSLSKGRQGLQKTVPQAEGIAMDDDGTLYLVSEPNLFYVFKKPPQN, from the coding sequence ATGCGCCGACTTGCCCGTCCCAAACCCTTGATGCTGATCTTGTCGGTAATTGCGCTGATTGTGCTGGTTGCCATCGGCCAATATCTGCGTCTGTTCGAGCGCACCTGGTTCAATGTGCAGGCGCTCTGGCAGCCGATGAATGCTCAGTCCATTGGCCTGGATCAGTATCAGGTAGCGATCGAGGCGCGAGTCATTGACGGTCTGGACGATGATGTTTCGGCGCTGACCTTCGATCCCGTGCGAAAAAGCCTGTTCACCGTCACCAACAAAAATGCCGAACTGATCGAATTGTCCCTGGAGGGCAAAATCCTGCGGCGTGTGGCGCTGGTCGGGTTTGGCGACCCGGAGGCGGTGGAATTCATCAGCGCTGACACTTACGTGATCACTGACGAGCGTCAGCAGCGGCTGATCAAGATTCATCTGGAGAAAGATACGACGTTCCTCGATGCAGCGGACGCCGAACAGATGACCCTCGGTGTGCACATGAGTGGCAACAAGGGGTTTGAAGGGTTGGCCTATGACTCGGTGGGCAAGCGCTTGTTTGTCGCCAAGGAACGCGATCCGATGCTGATTTACGAAGTGCAGGGCTTTCCGCATTACAACCCGGAGAAGTCGTACGCGGTGCATGTGGTGAACAACCCCAAACGTGATGCCGGAATGTTCGTGCGAGACCTGTCGAGCCTGCAGTACGACGAACGCAGCGGCCATTTGCTGGCGCTGTCCGATGAGTCGCGACTGATTCTGGAGCTGGATGTCGATGGGCGACCGCTGACCACAATGTCACTGAGCAAGGGGCGTCAGGGATTGCAGAAAACTGTGCCGCAAGCAGAAGGCATCGCCATGGACGACGACGGCACCCTGTACCTCGTCAGCGAGCCGAATCTTTTCTACGTCTTCAAAAAACCACCGCAAAACTAA
- the rpiA gene encoding ribose-5-phosphate isomerase RpiA translates to MTQDQLKQAVAQAAVDFILPKLDDKSIVGVGTGSTANCFIDALAKHKGAFDGAVASSEATAARLKGHGIPVYELNTVSNLEFYVDGADESDEHLHLIKGGGAALTREKIVAAVAKTFICIADASKLVPVLGAFPLPVEVIPMARSHVARELVKLGGDPVYREGVLTDNGNIILDVFNMQITNPVELETQINAIVGVVTNGLFAARPADLLLLGTSEGVKTLRAQ, encoded by the coding sequence ATGACCCAGGATCAACTCAAACAGGCCGTAGCCCAGGCCGCCGTCGACTTCATCCTCCCGAAACTCGACGACAAGAGCATCGTCGGGGTCGGCACCGGCTCCACCGCCAACTGCTTCATCGATGCCCTGGCCAAGCACAAAGGCGCGTTCGATGGCGCGGTCGCCAGTTCCGAAGCCACCGCCGCCCGCCTCAAGGGCCATGGCATTCCGGTGTATGAGCTCAATACTGTCAGCAACCTTGAGTTCTACGTCGACGGCGCCGATGAAAGTGACGAGCACCTGCACCTGATCAAGGGCGGCGGCGCGGCCCTGACCCGCGAGAAGATTGTTGCGGCCGTGGCCAAGACTTTCATCTGCATCGCCGACGCCAGCAAACTGGTGCCGGTCCTCGGTGCCTTCCCGCTGCCGGTGGAAGTGATCCCGATGGCCCGCAGCCACGTGGCCCGCGAACTGGTGAAGCTCGGCGGTGACCCGGTTTACCGTGAAGGCGTTCTGACCGACAACGGCAACATCATTCTCGACGTATTCAACATGCAGATCACCAACCCGGTGGAGTTGGAAACACAGATCAATGCCATCGTCGGCGTGGTCACCAACGGTTTGTTCGCAGCCCGCCCGGCTGATCTTCTGCTGCTGGGGACGAGTGAAGGCGTGAAAACCCTGCGCGCCCAATAA
- the ilvA gene encoding threonine ammonia-lyase, biosynthetic produces the protein MLEQYVKKILTSRVYDVAVETPLQTARQLSERLGNEIWLKREDLQPVFSFKIRGAYNKLTQLSDEERARGVVTASAGNHAQGLALAAKVLGVKATIVMPKTTPEIKVEGVRSRGGKVVLHGDSFPEALAYSLKLVDEKGYVYIHPYDDPHTIAGQGTVAMEILRQHPGRLDAIFVPVGGGGLIAGIAAYVKYLRPDIKIIGVEPDDSNCLQAAMAAGERVVLPTVGLFADGVAVAQIGQHTFDICKDYVDEVITVSTDEICAAIKDIYDDTRSITEPAGALGVAGIKKYVEQRGVTGHTFVAIDSGANVNFDRLRHVAERAELGEGREAIIAVTIPEKPGSFKAFCEAIGKRQITEFNYRYNTGSEAHIFVGVQTHPENDPRSALLASLTEQGFPVLDLTDNELAKLHIRHMVGGRAVHVVDEVVLRFEFPERPGALFNFLNKLGGRWNISMFHYRNHGAADGRVVAGLQVPHDERHLVPAALEEIGYPYWDESDNPAYQLFLG, from the coding sequence ATGCTCGAACAGTACGTCAAAAAGATCCTCACCTCGCGCGTTTATGACGTTGCCGTAGAAACCCCATTGCAGACTGCCCGCCAGCTCTCCGAGCGGCTGGGTAATGAAATCTGGCTCAAGCGTGAAGACTTGCAGCCGGTGTTCTCGTTCAAGATTCGTGGCGCCTACAACAAGTTGACGCAATTGAGCGATGAAGAACGTGCTCGCGGCGTGGTCACCGCGTCGGCGGGCAATCATGCGCAAGGCCTGGCCCTGGCGGCCAAGGTATTGGGCGTGAAGGCGACCATCGTGATGCCCAAGACCACCCCCGAGATCAAGGTCGAAGGTGTGCGTTCGCGTGGCGGAAAAGTGGTGCTGCACGGGGATTCGTTCCCGGAAGCCCTGGCCTACTCGCTGAAACTGGTCGACGAAAAAGGCTACGTCTACATTCACCCTTACGATGACCCCCACACCATTGCCGGGCAGGGCACGGTGGCCATGGAGATTCTGCGCCAGCACCCGGGGCGTCTGGATGCGATTTTCGTTCCAGTGGGCGGCGGCGGCCTGATCGCCGGCATCGCGGCGTATGTGAAATACCTGCGCCCGGACATCAAAATCATCGGCGTCGAACCGGATGACTCCAACTGCCTGCAAGCCGCCATGGCGGCTGGCGAGCGCGTGGTGTTGCCGACCGTGGGGCTGTTTGCCGACGGCGTCGCGGTGGCGCAAATCGGTCAGCATACCTTCGATATCTGCAAAGACTACGTTGACGAGGTCATCACGGTCAGCACTGACGAGATCTGTGCGGCAATCAAGGATATCTACGACGATACCCGCTCGATCACTGAACCTGCCGGCGCCTTGGGCGTGGCCGGGATCAAGAAGTATGTCGAGCAACGCGGTGTTACGGGGCATACTTTCGTGGCCATCGATTCCGGTGCCAACGTCAACTTCGACCGCCTGCGTCATGTCGCCGAGCGTGCCGAACTGGGCGAGGGCCGCGAAGCCATCATCGCCGTGACCATTCCCGAGAAACCGGGCAGCTTCAAGGCGTTCTGCGAAGCCATCGGCAAGCGCCAGATCACCGAATTCAATTACCGCTACAACACCGGCAGCGAAGCGCACATCTTTGTCGGCGTGCAGACGCACCCGGAAAACGACCCGCGCAGTGCGCTGCTCGCCAGTCTCACCGAGCAGGGTTTCCCGGTACTCGACCTGACCGACAACGAACTGGCCAAGTTACACATCCGCCACATGGTCGGCGGGCGTGCTGTCCATGTGGTCGATGAAGTGGTGCTGCGCTTCGAGTTCCCGGAGCGTCCGGGTGCGTTGTTCAACTTCCTCAACAAGCTCGGCGGGCGCTGGAACATTTCGATGTTCCACTACCGCAACCACGGCGCGGCCGATGGCCGTGTGGTCGCGGGCCTGCAAGTGCCGCACGACGAGCGTCATCTGGTACCGGCCGCGCTGGAAGAAATCGGCTACCCATACTGGGACGAAAGCGACAATCCGGCTTATCAGCTGTTTCTCGGCTGA
- a CDS encoding DUF2269 domain-containing protein, producing the protein METLTALKIAHGVATVLLLMSALGLAIWVWRTRRNGDATAHTRTLQRPLVFIWLVMGLALLSMPFTGWWMVHLVGWPLGQTWLLASSVLYTVAALGWFWLLVRLNRLRKAPAGGNGKFTFALALFSFVCFIAIAGLMGAKPV; encoded by the coding sequence ATGGAAACGTTAACCGCCCTCAAAATCGCTCATGGCGTGGCGACGGTGTTGCTGTTGATGAGCGCGCTGGGGCTGGCGATCTGGGTCTGGCGCACGCGCCGTAACGGCGACGCGACGGCTCACACCCGTACCTTGCAGCGACCGCTGGTGTTCATCTGGCTAGTGATGGGCCTGGCATTGCTGAGCATGCCGTTCACCGGCTGGTGGATGGTGCATCTGGTGGGCTGGCCGCTGGGGCAGACCTGGTTGCTGGCTTCCAGTGTGCTCTACACCGTGGCGGCGCTGGGCTGGTTCTGGCTGCTGGTGCGGCTCAATCGGCTGCGCAAGGCGCCCGCTGGGGGAAATGGGAAGTTTACGTTTGCGTTGGCGTTGTTCAGCTTTGTCTGCTTTATCGCCATTGCGGGGTTGATGGGGGCCAAGCCGGTTTAA
- a CDS encoding HAD family hydrolase, which yields MRLALFDLDNTLLGGDSDHAWGDYLCERGFLDAVAYKARNDEFYQDYLAGKLDNDAYLNFCLEVLGRTEMATLDEWHLDYMRDCIEPIVLPKGLELLAKHRDAGDKLVIITATNRFVTGPIAARLGVETLIATECEMIGGRYSGRSTDVPCFREGKVTRLNRWLEETGHNLQDSYFYSDSMNDLALLEQVANPIAVDPDPNLRAEAEKRGWPVISLRD from the coding sequence ATGCGGCTGGCTTTATTCGACTTGGACAACACGCTTCTGGGCGGTGACAGTGACCACGCCTGGGGCGACTATCTGTGCGAACGCGGTTTTCTCGACGCCGTCGCCTACAAGGCACGCAACGACGAGTTCTATCAGGATTACCTGGCCGGCAAGCTGGATAACGACGCGTACCTGAACTTCTGCCTTGAAGTGCTTGGCCGCACCGAGATGGCCACGCTGGATGAATGGCACCTGGACTACATGCGCGACTGCATCGAGCCGATCGTGCTGCCCAAGGGCCTCGAACTGTTGGCCAAACACCGTGACGCCGGCGACAAGCTGGTGATCATCACCGCCACCAACCGCTTTGTGACCGGGCCGATTGCAGCACGTTTAGGCGTGGAGACCCTGATCGCCACCGAATGCGAAATGATCGGCGGCCGGTACAGTGGGCGCAGCACTGATGTCCCGTGCTTTCGTGAAGGCAAGGTGACCCGGTTGAACCGTTGGCTGGAGGAGACTGGCCACAATCTGCAAGACAGCTATTTCTACAGCGACTCGATGAATGACCTGGCGTTGCTGGAGCAGGTGGCGAATCCGATTGCTGTTGATCCGGATCCTAATCTGCGGGCCGAGGCTGAGAAGCGGGGCTGGCCGGTGATTTCGTTGCGCGATTGA
- a CDS encoding RNA pyrophosphohydrolase encodes MIDPDGFRPNVGIILTNDAGQVLWARRINQDAWQFPQGGINPQETPEDALYRELNEEVGLEREDVEILACTRGWLRYRLPQRLVRTHSQPLCIGQKQKWFLLRLISNEQRVRMDLTGKPEFDGWRWVSYWYPLGQVVTFKREVYRRALKELAPRLLARD; translated from the coding sequence GTGATCGACCCCGATGGTTTCCGCCCCAATGTCGGGATCATTCTGACGAATGATGCCGGCCAGGTGCTATGGGCTCGCCGAATCAATCAAGATGCCTGGCAGTTTCCACAGGGAGGGATCAACCCCCAGGAGACGCCAGAAGACGCCTTGTACCGCGAGTTGAACGAAGAAGTGGGCCTGGAGCGCGAAGATGTTGAAATTCTCGCCTGCACCCGGGGCTGGTTGCGTTATCGTTTGCCGCAACGTTTGGTCAGGACGCACAGCCAACCGCTGTGCATCGGCCAGAAGCAGAAATGGTTTCTCCTGCGCCTGATCTCCAACGAGCAGCGGGTGCGGATGGATTTGACCGGTAAACCGGAATTCGATGGCTGGCGCTGGGTCAGTTATTGGTATCCGTTGGGCCAGGTGGTGACATTCAAGCGCGAGGTTTATCGCCGCGCTCTCAAAGAGCTTGCCCCGCGCCTTTTAGCGCGCGACTGA
- the ptsP gene encoding phosphoenolpyruvate--protein phosphotransferase — MLNTLRKIVQEVNSAKDLKAALGIIVLRVKEAMGSQVCSVYLLDPETNRFVLMATEGLNKRSIGKVSMAPNEGLVGLVGTREEPLNLENAADHPRYRYFAETGEERYASFLGAPIIHHRRVVGVLVIQQKERRQFDEGEEAFLVTMSAQLAGVIAHAEATGSIRGLGRQGKGIQEAKFVGVPGSPGAAVGTAVVMLPPADLDVVPDKTITDINAELGLFKTAIEGVRADMRALSAKLATQLRPEERALFDVYLMMLDDASLGSEITTVIKTGQWAQGALRQVVTEHVNRFELMDDAYLRERASDVKDLGRRLLAYLQEERQQTLVYPDNTILVSEELTPAMLGEVPEGKLVGLVSVLGSGNSHVAILARAMGIPTVMGLVDLPYSKVDGIQMIVDGYHGEVYTNPSDVLRKQFADVVEEEKQLALGLDALRDLPCVTVDGHRMPLWVNTGLLADVARAQKRGAEGVGLYRTEVPFMINQRFPSEKEQLAIYREQLAAFHPQPVTMRSLDIGGDKSLSYFPIKEDNPFLGWRGIRVTLDHPEIFLVQTRAMLKASEGLNNLRILLPMISGTHELEEALHLIHRAWGEVRDEGCDVPMPPIGVMIEIPAAVYQTKELARQVDFLSVGSNDLTQYLLAVDRNNPRVADLYDYLHPAVLQALQSVVRDAHAEGKPVSICGEMAGDPAAAVLLMAMGFDSLSMNATNLPKVKWMLRQINLSKAKELLAELMTIDNPQVIHSSLQLALKNLGLARMINPASVKTL; from the coding sequence ATGCTCAATACGCTGCGCAAGATCGTCCAGGAAGTTAACTCCGCCAAGGATCTCAAGGCGGCGTTGGGGATTATTGTGTTGCGCGTCAAAGAGGCCATGGGCAGCCAGGTCTGCTCGGTCTACCTGCTTGACCCAGAGACCAACCGCTTCGTGCTGATGGCCACCGAGGGCTTGAACAAGCGCTCGATCGGCAAGGTCAGCATGGCACCCAACGAAGGTCTGGTCGGCCTGGTCGGCACGCGTGAAGAACCCCTGAACCTCGAAAACGCCGCGGATCACCCGCGCTACCGTTACTTCGCCGAGACCGGTGAAGAACGCTACGCTTCGTTCCTCGGGGCGCCGATCATTCACCACCGTCGCGTTGTCGGCGTGTTGGTCATTCAGCAAAAAGAACGCCGCCAGTTCGATGAAGGTGAAGAAGCCTTCCTCGTGACCATGAGCGCGCAACTTGCCGGCGTTATCGCCCACGCCGAGGCCACCGGTTCGATCCGTGGGCTGGGCCGTCAGGGCAAAGGTATCCAGGAAGCAAAGTTCGTCGGTGTACCGGGTTCGCCGGGCGCGGCGGTCGGAACCGCGGTCGTCATGCTGCCGCCGGCCGATCTGGACGTGGTGCCGGACAAGACCATCACCGACATCAACGCGGAACTTGGCCTGTTCAAGACCGCCATCGAAGGCGTACGCGCCGACATGCGTGCCTTGTCCGCCAAGCTGGCGACCCAGCTGCGGCCTGAAGAGCGGGCGCTGTTCGACGTTTACCTGATGATGCTCGACGATGCCTCGCTCGGCAGCGAAATCACCACGGTGATCAAGACCGGTCAGTGGGCGCAGGGCGCATTGCGTCAGGTGGTCACTGAACACGTCAACCGTTTCGAATTGATGGACGACGCCTACCTGCGTGAGCGCGCCTCGGACGTCAAAGACCTCGGTCGGCGCTTGCTGGCTTATCTGCAGGAAGAGCGGCAGCAGACGCTGGTCTACCCCGACAACACCATTCTGGTCAGCGAAGAACTGACGCCGGCAATGCTCGGCGAGGTGCCGGAAGGCAAGCTGGTGGGTCTGGTATCGGTACTCGGTTCCGGCAACTCCCACGTGGCGATCCTGGCGCGTGCCATGGGTATCCCGACGGTGATGGGCCTGGTCGACTTGCCGTACTCCAAGGTCGACGGCATCCAGATGATCGTCGACGGCTACCACGGTGAGGTCTATACCAACCCGAGTGACGTGCTGCGCAAGCAGTTCGCCGATGTGGTCGAGGAAGAGAAGCAACTGGCCCTGGGGCTGGACGCATTGCGGGACCTGCCGTGCGTAACGGTCGATGGTCATCGCATGCCGCTGTGGGTCAACACCGGCTTGCTGGCGGACGTGGCGCGGGCGCAGAAGCGCGGTGCCGAAGGCGTGGGTCTGTACCGCACCGAAGTGCCGTTCATGATCAACCAGCGCTTCCCGAGTGAAAAAGAGCAGCTGGCGATCTATCGCGAGCAACTCGCCGCGTTCCACCCGCAGCCAGTGACCATGCGCAGTCTGGACATCGGCGGCGACAAGTCGCTGTCGTACTTCCCGATCAAGGAAGACAACCCGTTTCTCGGCTGGCGCGGTATTCGCGTCACGCTCGACCACCCGGAAATTTTCCTGGTGCAGACCCGCGCCATGCTCAAGGCCAGCGAAGGCTTGAACAACCTGCGGATTCTGCTGCCGATGATCTCCGGCACCCACGAGCTGGAAGAAGCCCTGCACCTGATTCACCGAGCCTGGGGCGAAGTCCGCGACGAAGGCTGCGACGTGCCGATGCCGCCGATTGGCGTGATGATCGAGATTCCGGCGGCGGTGTATCAGACCAAGGAGCTTGCCCGACAAGTGGACTTCCTGTCGGTCGGCTCCAACGACCTGACCCAGTACCTGCTGGCCGTGGACCGCAACAACCCGCGGGTGGCCGATCTCTACGACTACCTGCACCCGGCGGTGTTGCAGGCGTTGCAGAGCGTGGTGCGCGATGCCCATGCAGAAGGCAAGCCCGTGAGTATCTGCGGTGAAATGGCCGGTGACCCGGCGGCGGCGGTGTTGTTGATGGCGATGGGTTTCGACAGCTTGTCGATGAACGCCACCAACTTGCCGAAAGTGAAGTGGATGCTGCGTCAGATCAACCTGAGCAAGGCCAAGGAATTGCTGGCGGAACTGATGACCATCGACAACCCGCAAGTTATCCACAGCTCGCTGCAACTGGCGCTGAAGAACCTTGGGTTGGCGCGGATGATTAATCCGGCTTCGGTCAAGACCCTTTAA
- a CDS encoding NRDE family protein, with product MCLIVFAWRPGHAQPLIVAANRDEFYARPSLPLTQWPQAPHVYAGRDLEAGGTWLGVGANGRFAALTNIRDPLQPPAPKSRGELVAQFLSGNMSIDEYLKDIVGRSPQYAGFNLLVGNTHELWHFNARETEAVMLQPGIYGLSNAGLDTPWPKVLKAKAALSEVLGDPQPQALLALLSDPQTAPLAELPDTGVGQATETLLSSVFIKSQAYGTRASTALIVQADGVRHMVERSFGPYGGHLGEVEILV from the coding sequence ATGTGCCTGATTGTTTTTGCCTGGCGGCCGGGTCATGCCCAGCCGCTGATCGTGGCGGCCAACCGCGACGAATTCTATGCCCGACCCAGCCTGCCCCTGACGCAATGGCCGCAAGCCCCGCACGTGTATGCCGGTCGCGACCTTGAAGCTGGCGGTACGTGGCTCGGTGTCGGCGCCAACGGGCGTTTCGCCGCGCTGACCAACATCCGTGATCCCCTTCAACCGCCAGCGCCCAAGTCGCGAGGTGAACTGGTGGCGCAGTTTCTCAGCGGGAACATGTCGATTGACGAATATTTAAAGGACATTGTCGGACGTTCGCCTCAATATGCCGGATTTAATCTGTTGGTCGGCAATACCCACGAGCTTTGGCACTTCAATGCCCGGGAGACCGAGGCGGTCATGCTCCAACCGGGCATTTATGGGTTATCGAACGCGGGGCTGGATACACCGTGGCCAAAAGTGCTCAAGGCCAAGGCAGCATTGAGCGAGGTGTTGGGCGATCCGCAGCCGCAGGCGTTATTGGCCTTGCTGAGCGACCCGCAGACGGCGCCGCTTGCCGAGTTGCCGGACACGGGTGTGGGACAGGCTACCGAGACGTTGTTGTCGAGTGTGTTTATCAAGAGCCAGGCTTATGGGACACGGGCGAGCACGGCGTTGATTGTTCAGGCGGACGGGGTGCGGCATATGGTCGAAAGGAGTTTCGGGCCGTATGGAGGGCATCTTGGGGAAGTAGAGATTTTGGTTTAG